A portion of the Shewanella sp. SNU WT4 genome contains these proteins:
- the luxS gene encoding S-ribosylhomocysteine lyase, with translation MPLLDSFTVDHTRMSAPAVRVAKNMKTPSGDAITVFDLRFCIPNKTLLSERGIHTLEHLFAGFMRDHLNGDGVEIIDISPMGCRTGFYMSLIGTPSELTVAEAWLAAMADVLKVQSEAQIPELNQYQCGTYEMHSLDEAQEIAKTVIAAGISVNRNQELGLSDELLKGL, from the coding sequence ATGCCGTTACTTGATAGTTTTACCGTTGATCATACACGCATGAGCGCGCCTGCGGTGCGAGTGGCTAAAAATATGAAAACCCCTTCAGGTGATGCCATTACTGTATTTGACCTTAGATTTTGTATCCCTAACAAAACCTTGCTCAGTGAGCGCGGTATCCATACCTTAGAGCATTTGTTTGCTGGCTTTATGCGTGATCATTTAAATGGTGATGGTGTTGAAATTATCGATATCTCGCCCATGGGTTGCCGCACAGGTTTTTACATGAGCCTGATTGGCACACCTTCTGAGTTAACGGTGGCAGAAGCTTGGCTAGCGGCAATGGCCGATGTACTCAAGGTGCAATCCGAAGCGCAAATCCCTGAGCTTAATCAATATCAATGTGGCACATACGAGATGCACTCCCTTGATGAAGCGCAAGAGATTGCTAAAACCGTGATAGCTGCAGGCATAAGTGTGAATCGTAATCAAGAGTTAGGCCTAAGTGACGAGTTGTTAAAGGGTTTGTAG
- a CDS encoding BolA/IbaG family iron-sulfur metabolism protein — MSATVASKIQTKIEQAFAPQYLEVLNESNRHHVPPNSETHFKLVIVSGEFEGQRLLSRHRSVNSLLADELANGVHALAMHTYTPTEWAEQGSAPMSPNCKG, encoded by the coding sequence AGTTGCAAGTAAGATCCAAACTAAGATAGAGCAAGCTTTCGCGCCTCAATATTTAGAGGTGCTTAACGAAAGTAATCGTCATCATGTGCCACCCAATTCTGAGACTCACTTTAAATTAGTGATAGTGAGCGGTGAGTTTGAAGGGCAGAGATTACTGAGTCGTCATCGTAGCGTTAACTCTTTACTGGCGGATGAATTAGCTAACGGCGTCCACGCCTTAGCCATGCATACTTATACACCAACAGAGTGGGCAGAGCAGGGCAGCGCGCCTATGTCACCTAACTGTAAAGGTTAA